CGTCGGTGTCGACCAGCATGATGGTGTAGCCGTGCTTTTTCGCCTCGCGGGAAATCGCCTTGATCATTTCGCTGTAGAAGGGGTTGTCGACCGAGGCGGTGATCACGCCGATGATCAGGCTTTCACTGCGCTTGAGCCCGCGCGCAAAGGCATTGGGCACATAGTCCAGCTCCCGCGCCACCTCGAGAATCCGCGCCAGGGTGGCGGGCTTGACCAGGTCAGGCTTGCTCAACGCCCGGGACACCGTGATGGTGGTCATGTTGACCCGTTTGGCGATGTCGCTGATGGTGACGGACTTTTTCTTGTTCATCGGCAGGGGGAAACCAGGAGAAAACAGTAGGAGGCTAACATGGGCGCCCGATCAAATCACCGGATCCCAGCGCTGCGACCAATCCTTCTCCGCCTCCACCACGGCCCGCAGCAACCCCAGCGCCTGCTGCAAAACCGCCGAGTCGCGCTCGCGGGAATACACCAGGTACGTCGGAAAGCTGAATTCCGGCGCCTTGGGCACCCGCTGCATCACGCCGCTGTCCAGGTAGCTCTGTACCACCCGCGTGCGGAAATACCCGGCGCCGCCGTGCTCCAGGATGTACTGCAAGGCCAGCGGTCCCAGATTGAAACTCAGCGCGGCGCGGGCCTTGTCCGGCAGGGCGGCGTCGTGCTGCTGGCGAAAGCCCTGGCCCCAGTCGATATACACGTAGGGTTCGGGGCGGGCCGCCAGTTGCACCAAAATCAGTTTTTCTTCCAGCACCTGCTCCACCTGCAACCCCGGCCAGTATTGCGGTTGGAACACCAGCGCGGCGTCGAGCACGCCCAGCTCCAGTTGGCGCAACAGGTACTCGCCTTCGCGGATTTCTGTGCGCAACGCATGGCCGGGAATGTGTTCACGCAGGGCCTGGGCCCAGCCGAGCATCAGTGGGTTGCACAGGCTGACTTCGCCACCGATGTGCAGCACATTACGGTAGCCGTCGGGCAACGGCAGGTCGCGGCGTGCGGCTTCCCAGGTCTGGACAAGCTGGTTGGCGTAGACCACGAAAGCCTCGCCGTCCGGAGTGAGGCGGGCACCGGCACGGTTGCGCACGAACAGCGTGCTGTTGAGCTGGCTTTCGAGGTTTTTCACCCGGGCGGTGATTGCCGTCTGGGTGACGTGCAGCTTCTCGGCCGCGGCGGCGAGGCTGCCGCAACGGGTGATTTCGAGGAAGGTGCGTGCCAGTTCGATGTCCATGAAACCCCCGGGAGTGAATGGGGGACATTGTAGAGCGATGCGCGATTGGAATGCGATCAGTGCAGGTGCCTGGCTTTTGTGGTGAGCGGGCTTGCCCCGCGCGGGGCAAGCCCGCTCACCACAGGGTTATTGGTCAGTCGCTGAAAATTGCTTGCGCTTCAGGTTGGGGTTTTTGGGGCTTGCAGATGCTCGGTCGGGAAAGCCTTGGCATACGCCTGGCAAACCCGCAGCACCTGCTCGTCTGCAAACCGCGCGCCCACCACATGCAATCCCACCGGCAACCCGTTCGCCGCCAGCCCGCACGGCACCGACGCTGCCGGTTGCTGGGTTAAGTTGAAGGGATAGGTAAACGGCGTCCACTCCATCCATTCATCAAGGCCAGAACCCGGCGGCACGTTGTGCCCGGCCTCGAACGCGGTGATCGGCATCATCGGCGAAACCAGCCGATCAACCCGTCCCGCGCGTCCGGCTGCGCGATGGTTTGCAGCATCAACACCGAATCTTCCTAATAGGGGATTGTGGTGGGGCGTCAATGGAGGGGGTCGCTTTTGGTTTGGATGGGTCGTAAATGGGGTTGGTGTGTATATCCGTTGTTGCGGTCAGGGCTGCTATGGGTTCCGCTCTTACAGCGGGTCACTTTTGGAAAAGAGCCCCAAAAGTAACCAAAAGGGCTCTTGCCCCACCACTCGGCACCTCGCTTAGGCTCGGTGTGCCCTCAACTCCGGCAGCACGAAGCGGGCCGCCGCGACGGGGCGTCCCTGCCCCGTCGCGGCTAAACCGGCGTCCTGCCGGTTTACCCGCTCCGTACTACCTGCGTTCGGCCAGCGTGGTTGACGGGGCGCCTAAGATCAAGATCACAAGCAGATCAAGAACACAGCGGCCTACAGGCCGGCTTGAGTGTTAAAAGCCAGATCAAAAGCTAAAGCGGGCGGGCACGGTTCAAATGTGGGAGCTGGCTTGCCTGCGATGGCATCGCCTCGAGGTGTCTGAGAAACCGAGTTGCCTGCATCGCCGGCAAGCCAGCTCCTACGCCTTGCTTTTGCTTTTAACACTCAGGTCGGCTTTCAGGCCGCCGTGCTCTTGCTGTTGACCTTGATCTGCGGGCCCCGTCAACCACGATGGCCGCAAGCAGGCACGGTGGAGCGGGTAAATCGGCAAGGATGCCGATTTAGCCGCGCCGGGCCATGGATGGCCCGTCGCGGCGGCCCGCGGAGACGGGTCTGATTGCGGGCATGCCGAGCCTAAGCGAGGCACCGAGTGGTGGGGCAAAGACCTTTTGGTTACTTTTGGGGCGTTTGCCAAAAGTGACCCGCTGTAAGAGCGGAACCAATAGCGGCCGTTACCGCAACAACGGATATGCCCCTGAATGGCGCAGTAATTGCGTATGCCCAAGGAACACCCCCAGCGCAGGAACCCCAAACCATGCAACTACGCGCGTTGCGCTATTTCCACGAAGTCGCCCGCTGCGCCTCCCTGCGTAAGGCCGCCGAGCGTCTCTACGTCACCCCCACCGCCGTCAGCCGCCAGATCGAACACCTGGAACACTACTTCGGCGCCGCCCTGATTGAACGCGGCCCCCGCGGCATCCGCCTCACCGCAGAAGGCGAATGCCTCGCCGAACAAGTCACCTCAACCCTGCGCGGCCTCGACCAGGTACGCGAAGTCATCGCCAGCCGCCAAAGCCAGGTGGCCGGTAACATCAGCATCCATGTGTCAGAAAGTATCGTTTCCACCGTGCTCGCCCCAGTACTGGCAACCTTTTATCGCGCCCACCCCAAGGTCACCTTCAACATCGTGATCGCCAGCGCATCGGCCACCCTCGACGCCCTGTGCAGCGGCGAGGCAGACCTGGGCCTGGCGTTCTACCTGCAAGAGCGCGCCGACGTCGAAGTCACCGCCCACTGCCAGTTATGGCACCGGGTGCTGGTCAGCGCCGAACACCCCTTCGCCCTGCGCGAAAGCATCGAATTAAGCGAACTGGAAGGCCAACCCCTGGCAATCCCCGACTCGGCCTACGGCGTGCGCCAGGCCCTGGAAGTGGCTGCAAAAAAACGCGGTGTGACGCTCGAACCGATATTCACCACCAGCTCCCTGGAAGTGCAAAAGAGTCTCGCCCGGCAACGGGCAGCGGTGCTGATTCTGCCCCAGGTAGAAGCAGACGTACGGGACCTGGGCGATGGCCTGGTCGCCGTGCCAATTGCCGATGACGACCTTGGACGCATCCGCATCGACCTCTGCGTCTACCGCAACCGCCCCCGGTCGGTGGCGGTGCTCAAGTGCCAGGAAATGCTGGCGGGGGCGATGCAGCGGTGTTCGTTGAACTGAGCCTCAGAAGATATTGATCGGCACGTTGGCAACGAGGCGGAACTCGTCGTAGCTGCCGTCAATCTGACCGCCGCTGGCACGGTGGTTGTAGACGATGGTGCGCAGTACGGTGTTTTTCAGTTGCCCCGACTGGATCACGTAGGCCAGCATCAAGCCGTTTTCGTTGTGCTTGGCGTCGTCCAGGCCGCGCACGTTGTAGCCGGTGTTGTGGCCGTTGCGGTCGCCATCGTAGTGGGTGCCGTCGATGCCCCAGCCCTTGGCGTGCCACAGGCTGGCGGTGAGGCCGGGTACGCCGTAGGCGGCAAAGTCCAGGTCGTAGCGCAGTTGCCAGGATTTTTCGTTGGGGCCGTTGTAGTCCGAATACAGCGAGTTGGCCATGTAGTTGCCGGTGGACTCCCACACGTAGTCGAAGTATTCGTCGCCGAACACCTGTTGCCACGCCAGGGTCAGACTGTGGGCCAGGTGCGTGGCGGTGAAGGCCAGGCTGGCGGCGTTGTTGTCGATGTAGCCGAGGTTTTTCGCCCCCGAATCGCTGGTGTGGTAGTAGTTGAAGGCGGTCTTCAGGGCGATGTCGCTTTTGTCACCGATGCGGTGGGTCAGGCCGACGTAGGTCTGGTCCCACATGTCTTCAAAGCGCGACGCGTAGACGCTGGCTTCCAGCCCGTAACCCGGCTTGACCGTGGCCCCCAGGTAGCTGATGCGTGCGCCGCTGTAGGCGCGGTTGCCGAAGGTGGTGGTGAGCTTTTCGGCGCCGGTGCCGGTGCGCGGAATCGCCCGTTCGAAGCTGCCGCCCTGCACCGACAGCCAATCGAATTCGTTGCTGAACAGGCCCACGCCCTGGAAGCTGGAGGGCAGGGCGCGGTTGTCCTTGTAGCGCAGGATCGGGTTGTCGGTCATCAGCCGGCCGGCCTTGATCTCGGTGCTCGACAGGCGCAAACGCACGTCGCCCACCCCAAGGCGGCTCCAGGTGGGAATCGCATCGCCGTCACCGTCCACCAGCACGCGGTCGCCGCCATTGGCGACCTTGCCGTGGCCACGCTCCAGGTTGACCGCGCTGAAGATTCCCGCGTCCACACCCACGCCAATCAGGCCCTGGGTGTAGCCGGAGCTGTATTTGAGCATGCTGGTCTGCACCCAGGTTTCCCGCACACGGGTGGGCTCGATGCCGCCGGCTTTCTTGATGCTCAGGTGGGTAGTGCGTTTGGTGTGCTGGTTGGAATAGTAGTGACGCAAATTCAGGTCCAGGGTGCTGCCTTCAAGGAAGCCCGGTGCGCTGGCCTGAGCGTTGTCCTGAGCAAAAGCCTGGGTGCTGGAAGCCAGGGTGACGGCCAGCAAAAGACGTGGATACATGGTAAATCCCCATACAAATCAGACGTAAGGCGGCCGTCCCGGCAACGGCCCGTGGGCGTTGCCGGTCAGCAGCGAAAAGACGCGGGACAGAGGGAAGAGGTGTTCAGCGAACCGGGGCTTCTGCGAGCCGGGTTTCGCGGGCCGGGCTGCCGGGCAGCGACGGGCGGGTTTCCTTGGCGAACCAGGCAGCGGTCAGGCACACCAGGTTGGCGATCAGCAGGTACCAGACCGGTGACATGGGGTCGCCGGTGGTGCCGATCAGCCAGGTGATGATGATCTGCGCGGTACCGCCAAACGCGGCCACACCGAAGGCATAGACGATGGAAAAACCGGTGGAGCGCACGGATTTCGGGAAGCTTTCCACCAGCAACACGATCAACGCCGCGCCGCTCATGCCGTGCAGGCCCGAGAGTACCGCCAGGGTCAGCAGGAAGGTCGCCGGGCTTGGGTGCTCGGTCATCAATTGCAGGGCCGGGAACAGGATCAACAGCAGCACCACCCGGGGTGTCATCAGGATCACCCGGCGCCCGAAGCGGTCGCAGAGCATGCCGCCCGCCACCGCACACACGGCCATGGCGGCACCGGCCACCAGGGTCGAGAGCATGGAGATGCTGGTGGGCAGCTTCAGCTCGGTGAGGGCGAAGGTGGTCATGTAGTTGAGGAAGTACTGGGTGATGGTGCTGCCGGACAGGATCAGCAGCCCCAGCACCAGCGCCCGTCGGTGCTTGCCGCAGACTTCCCGCACCAGGTCGCCGGTGCTGGTCTTTTCGCCGTGGCCGTGGAAGGTTTCGGCCAGGTTGCGCCGGATGTAGATGCCGATCGGCAACACCAGCAGGCCGAATACGAACGGCACGCGCCAGCCCCAGCTGTTGAGGTCTTCCGCAGACATGACTTTGGTCAGGGTGAAGCCCACCAGCCCGGCCACCATCGCGGCCACGCCTTGGGCAACCACTTGCCAGCAGGCGTAGGTGCCGCGTTTGTGCGGTGGCGCGGCTTCGAGGATGTAGGTGGTGGCGGGGCCGGCTTCACCGCCCCAGGCCAGGCCCTGGATCATGCGGGTGACCACCAGCAGGATCGGCGCGGCGATGCCAATGGTCTCGTAGCCGGGCAATATCGCGATGCTGCCGGTGCCCACGGCCATCATCACCAGGGTCAACAGCATCGCCGGTTTGCGCCCGACGCGGTCGGCGTAGGCGCCGATCAGCACCGCGCCCAGTGGCCTTACGATAAAGCCGATACCGAAGGCGGTGACCGACAGCATCAAGCTGACGAAGGCGCTGTCGGACGGGAAAAACGTGTGGCCGATCATCACCGCAAAGGTTGCGTACACACCAAAGTCGAAAAACTCCACGGCGTTACCCAGGACCACGGCAAAGATGCTCTTTTTACCGGCGTCCGGGGACGGTGTTTCGGGTGCGTGATCAGGATCGGATCGTGTCAATTGCTCAGTGTGCATACCAGCCCCTCGATTTTAGTTATAGGTCGTCCGAGCTCCCGGCCGAGTAGGCCAGGAGCTGGCGTGTGGGTGGGCAGTTCCTACAGTGTCAAAGTCAGGAAGGATTCGGCCAGTGGTGGATTGCGCCACGCCAGCTCTCATAGGTTTTAGCGATTTGCAGCAGCCATTGATCGGCAAAACGCGGGGCGATCATCTGCAGGCCGATGGGCATGCCATCGGCGGCGAAACCGCAGTTGATCGACAGTGCGGGTTGCTCGCCCATGTTCCACGGCACGGTGAACACGATGTGTTCGAACGGCAGTTGCGGGTCGTTGCTCGGTGATGGCCATTCGGCCGGGAAGGCGTTGACCTGGTTGGTGGGGGAAAGCACCAGGTCGAGTTCGGTGAACACCTGCGCGGCGCGGCGGCGCATCTCGAAGGTCTGGTTGAAGCCCTTCACCGCTTGTACGCCGCTGATCTCGGCGCCCGGCGCGGCCCAGTCGCGGATATACGGCAAGACCTTGTCGAACTGCTCGCCGCTCAGGGCCGACAAGTCGCCCCACTGGCGGGCGCGCCAGAAATGGTCGAGGCCGTCGAGCTGCGCGCGGTCCATGATCGGCGGGACCAGCGTGACCTTGGCGCCATGGGCTTCGAACAGCCGTGCGGCTTTTTCCACCGCTTCACATACGAAGCCCTCGGGTTGCATGCCCACACCGGGTTCGAGCATCAGGCCGACGCGCAAGCCCTTGACCGACAGCGGCTGGTTGCTCCATGGCGTGGTGAGCGGCGGCAGGCTGGTGGCGTCGCGTGCATCCGGGCGGGCCAGGTGTTGCATCAGTAGCACGCAGTCGTCGACGGTGCGGGTCATGGGGCCGGCGGTGCGGCCGGTGTAATACGGGTCGATGGGGATGCGCCCCAGGGTCGGCTTGAATCCCACCAGGCCACACCAGGCGGCGGGCAGGCGCACCGAGCCGCCGATGTCGGTGCCCACGTGCAGCGGGCCGTAGCCGGCGGCGGCCGCAGCGGCGGCGCCGGAGCTGGAGCCGCCGGTGTTGTTGGCGGTGTTCCAGGGGTTGCGGGTGATGCCGTGGAAGCTCGACAGGCCGGAAGACAGCATGCCGAAATCCGGGTTGGTGGTCTTGGCCAGGATAATCGCGCCCGCGTCACGCATACGGGCCGCAGGCGGTGCGTCCTTGAGCGCCGGGGTCAGGCGGGTGGCGGCGCTGCCGAGGGGAATGGGTACGCCTTCGGTGGCGATCAGTTCCTTGAGGGTCACCGGTACGCCGTCAAGGGGGCCGCTGGGTTGGCCCTTGTTCCAGCGTTCGGTGGAGGCTTGGGCCTGCTGGCGTACCTGTTGCGGGTCGAAGGCGTAGAGCGCGTTGATCTGCGGCTCCCAGCGGTCGATATGGGCCAGGAGCTGGTCGTAATAGTCGATGGGCGCGAGTTGCCGGCTGGCGAATTGCGCCAGCAGTTCAGCGGCCGTAAGGGTGTGCAGGTCAGTCATCGAACGCTTCCTTGTGATGGGCCGGCTGGCTCATGGCGGGTTGCAGTAGGGATGACTATATAAACCCGAGTGTGGCGCGGCCATCACATTCGGTGCAGTTCAGTGTTGCGTTTTTGTGTGCACTGAATAAGTGCCCTCAGTGGTCGTAAAATGCCAGCAACACGGTCACGTTGTCCCGCCCGGCGTACTCCACGCTCAGGTCCAGCAGGCGTTCGCAGGCGGTTTCCAGGGAGTGGCGGGTCGCCGCAGCGAGTACCTGGGTGATTTCCTGATGCGGCACGCAGCCATGCAGGCCGTCGCTGCACAGCATCAGCATGTCGCCGGGCAGCACCGGGTGCACGCGTATCTGCGGTTCGACCCGTGCTGCCGGCCCGATGGCCTGCAATAACAGGTTGCGCGCCGGCAGGCGGTCGACCTTGCCGGCTTCCAGCGCCTGCTGGTACCAGGTCTGGTCGCGGGTCAACAGCGCCAACTCGCCGTCGCGGTAACGGTACAGGCGGCTGTCACCCACATGGAAGACCAGCAGCGGGCCTTGGTCTTGCGGGCGCCACAGGCCGGTCAGGGTGGTGCCCATGCCATTACCTTCGCTCATCTGCCGGGCGACGTTGCGGGCGTACACCTGGGCGTTGACCTGGTCGATGGCGTCATGCAGCACGCTCACTGCCTGCATCGCCGGGTCGGACCAGGTGGCATCGGGGTCGCTGGAGCAGGCCGGCGCGCCGGTGGCGTGAGCCGCCAGATGTTCACGCAGGCAGGTCAGGGCCAGCGTACTGGCCAGGGCGCCGGCTTCATGGCCGCCCATGCCGTCGGCCACCGCCAGCAGGTGCAGGCCGGTATCCAGCAGAAAGTTGTCTTCGTTACTCTCGCGTACCGGGCCGACGTCGCTCAGGCCGCAGGCAAGCGCCGTGGCGAGGCGGTGCTGGCCGGGGCGGCTGAGGCTGGAATCGGTCATGGGGTGGGCTCAAAGCTGTGGAGGAAGGCGAGGCGCTGGGCCTCGTTCTCGATGTGTTCGGCCAGGCGTTGCAGGAACGGCTGGCGCAAGGGCGTGGCGCGGGCCGCACGGCTGACGACGATGCGTGCGATAGGACCAATCAGCACGGCCAGGCGGCGTTCGGCCATTTCGCTGAAGGCGGGGTCGATCTCGGGTTCGATAGCCTGGGTGGGTTCGCGGAGCAGCGTCACCACCGTTGGTTCGCTGATGATTGCCGGGGCAGCTGTGGGTGGGTTCAAGCGCTGGAACAGCGACTGGCTGGCGCTGGCAAACTGTTCGCGGCCGCGCTCTGAAGGAATATGCGGCAGCAGCGCGGCACAAATCGCCTCGAAATCTTCCGAGGCGTTCAGGCTCTTCCGCACCAGGAAACGCGCCAGTGGGCCGATCTGGTGGGACAGCAGCGACTCCAGTTCCGGCATCACTGCGCGTTTCCACGGGGTCAGGGTTTCCAAGGGCTCCGTGGCCACCGTCGGGGTGAGTACAGCGCTGGCCAGGGGCGTGTTGGGGCGCATCAGCACAGTGCGGTCGTCGTCGATCTCGGCGTTGATCCAGGTGCCGGTGGTGGTGCTGCCGATCAAGCCTTGCAGGTCGTCGAGAAACGCCTGGGCCGAGGGATAGCGCTCGCTCGGGCGCTTGGCCAGGGCGCGTACGATCACGCCGTCCAGCGCCGGGTCGAGGGTCAGGTTGAGGCTGGATGGCGCCACCGGCGTCTGGTTGAGGATCTGCTGCATGACCATGGTGGCCGAACCGGAAAACGGTCGCTCGCCGGTCAACAACTGGTAGAGCACGATGCCCGCGGAGAATACGTCCGAGCGCCCGTCGATCAGCTCGCCGCAGAACTGTTCCGGAGACATGTAGCTGGGGGTGCCGATCATCGAACCGGTCTGGGTCAGTGTCGAGGAGTCGAGGCGGGCCACGCCGAAGTCGGTGACCTTGACCTGGTCGTCAGCGGTGATCAGCAGGTTGGCCGGCTTGATGTCGCGGTGCACCACGCCCTTGGAGTGGGCGTATTCCAATGCCTGCAGCAACTGGCGCATCCAGCCCAGGCTGTGGCTCAGGTCGCGGGGTTTTTGCGCGGCCAGCAGGGTGTTGAGCGGCGTGCCTTCGACAAACTCCATGGCAATGTAGGCCGAACCTTCGTCCTCGCCGTAGTCGTAGACCGCGACGATGTTGGGGTGCATCAGCCGTCCGGCCGCCTGGGCTTCGTTCTTGAAGCGGCTGACCAGTTCGGCGTGATGGCTGTCGCCGAACAGCTCCTTGCGGATCGTCTTGAGCGCCACGGTGCGTGCGATGTGCGGGTCGAACGCCTTGTACACCGTGCCCATGGCGCCTTTACCAAGCACGCTGTCGATGCGGTATTTGCCGAGTTGTTCAAGCATGGTGGTGTACCTACTCCTCAAGCATCTTCATGGCGCTGGCAAGGCTGGTGCGCATGCGCCCGAAGGATTGGCCCAGGCGTGCCAGTTCATCGTTGCCGCCGACGTCCATCGGCGGCACCTCGGTTTCACCCAGGCTGACCCGGTCGGCCAGGGCCGACATCTGACGCAGGCGCCGGGTGACAAACAAGTGCACCGCCACGTTCAAGGCCACCAACAGCACCGCGAAAATCCCCAGCATCGACAGCATGTAGCTGTGCAGCATGCTGTTGGCCCGCTGCAACGGCAGGGCCAGCGGTACCGAGACCAGTTGCGCGCCGATGGTGTCGTTGAGTTTCCAGCCAAAGCCGTTTACCGCGCCGTAGATGTCGACCATGGTCTTGGGCGCCGCGTCCGGGGTGCTGTGGCAGGCCAGGCAAGCGCCGTCCTTGATCTGGATCGGCCGCGCGATGTACAGCGATGGGCCATTCTTGTCGCTGCGCTCACCCACCAGTTCATCGGCGCCGGGTTGGCTGCGCAGGTTGTTGATCAGGCTTTTTTCCCAGTCGTCGGCCAGGTCCCGCGGGTTTGTGGGGTTGAGGGTGGCTTCCTTGTAGGCATAGTCCGGGTAGGACTTGAGCAGTTCCTGCAGGTGCGAGATGGCGGCAAAGTCTGGCACCGATTGCGCCAGGAACTGGAACTTCAGGCGGTTCTCCAGCAGCGGCACGATCTGCTCGGCGGTGTAGGTGCTGGCGGCGGTGGCCGAGCGCATCAGCAGGCGCGCGGTTTCCAGGGTTTCCCGGCGCGCGCTTTGCTGCAGCATGTAGTTGGTGGCGACGCTGGTCGCGATAAAGCCAACCACGAATACGGCGAGGAACACCACGTTGAATTTTACCGCGAGCGACAGTTTCATAAGGCCCCTTGGGTGCAGGCGAGGTTGAACGACGAGCAGGCCGTTAATGATAATTTTTGCGGCGTTCCAGGCGCAGCAGTTCAATCTCCCACTCCAGCACGCCGCCACGGTTGGTCTTCACGGCCTGGCGAAACGCCGGGTCTGTGAGGCGCGGGGCGAAACGGCTGGCGAGCATTTGCTGGCTGAGGTTCAGCGGGCTGACGACCCAGGGCGCGATGTCGTCGTAGGTGACGTCGCGTTCTTTTTTCAGTGCGGGTGCGGTGGCGGTTTTTTTACCCAGCGCCACCAACGGATCGAGGAAGGGCCGAGGCAGGGCGTCGACAAATGCCTGTTCTGGTCGTGCGACGGTTTTGAGAGGCGCATCACCAGCACGTTGGGCAAAGTCTTCGTGGTTAAGGGTGAGTGTGCGGCTGGCCTTGCCATGGCTGTCCAGTTCGGTAACGGGCTGGCTGCCGTCTTCGACGAACATGTCGGTTTGACGTGGCCCAACGTGGACCACGCTGGCGCTGTTGGTAACGTTGAACGCCAGCCCTTGGGCGTGGACCGCCAGGCTGGCGTGGGCGTTTGTACTCGTGGGCTGCAGTTTCAACCAGCCATTGAGCAGGTTGATTTGCGCCGCCTTGCTGTTGGTGGCAATCAGAATTCGCGTGTCGGGCCCCAGGGCAACAATGGCCGGCGCCAGGCCTTCGATCTGGATGCCGGCGGCGCCGGTCTGCAGAATGTCACCGCCTTGAAGATGCGTGCCTGCGCCCACGGTGTAGAGGGTGGTTGCGCGAATCAGGTGCAACGGCTTTTCCGCAAAGGAAATCACCGCGATATTGGCCGGGGCCGCGAGCACGTGCGGCAGTTGAAGCAGCCCGGCGAGCAATAGGAGTATCGAGAGTTTCTTCACGTGGGCGCCAGTCATCGAGCGAGTCGGGGTTGCGTGCGCAAGGCATCGCAGGGCCGCAGGCTAACCGTTGTGAGTGCTTGGGAATAAGGCAATTTTACGTATGGAAGTGGCTGGATCCGATTGAGCAAAATCATGGAATAAAG
This genomic window from Pseudomonas sp. Bout1 contains:
- a CDS encoding LysR family transcriptional regulator, producing MDIELARTFLEITRCGSLAAAAEKLHVTQTAITARVKNLESQLNSTLFVRNRAGARLTPDGEAFVVYANQLVQTWEAARRDLPLPDGYRNVLHIGGEVSLCNPLMLGWAQALREHIPGHALRTEIREGEYLLRQLELGVLDAALVFQPQYWPGLQVEQVLEEKLILVQLAARPEPYVYIDWGQGFRQQHDAALPDKARAALSFNLGPLALQYILEHGGAGYFRTRVVQSYLDSGVMQRVPKAPEFSFPTYLVYSRERDSAVLQQALGLLRAVVEAEKDWSQRWDPVI
- a CDS encoding LysR family transcriptional regulator, which translates into the protein MQLRALRYFHEVARCASLRKAAERLYVTPTAVSRQIEHLEHYFGAALIERGPRGIRLTAEGECLAEQVTSTLRGLDQVREVIASRQSQVAGNISIHVSESIVSTVLAPVLATFYRAHPKVTFNIVIASASATLDALCSGEADLGLAFYLQERADVEVTAHCQLWHRVLVSAEHPFALRESIELSELEGQPLAIPDSAYGVRQALEVAAKKRGVTLEPIFTTSSLEVQKSLARQRAAVLILPQVEADVRDLGDGLVAVPIADDDLGRIRIDLCVYRNRPRSVAVLKCQEMLAGAMQRCSLN
- a CDS encoding OprD family outer membrane porin, which produces MYPRLLLAVTLASSTQAFAQDNAQASAPGFLEGSTLDLNLRHYYSNQHTKRTTHLSIKKAGGIEPTRVRETWVQTSMLKYSSGYTQGLIGVGVDAGIFSAVNLERGHGKVANGGDRVLVDGDGDAIPTWSRLGVGDVRLRLSSTEIKAGRLMTDNPILRYKDNRALPSSFQGVGLFSNEFDWLSVQGGSFERAIPRTGTGAEKLTTTFGNRAYSGARISYLGATVKPGYGLEASVYASRFEDMWDQTYVGLTHRIGDKSDIALKTAFNYYHTSDSGAKNLGYIDNNAASLAFTATHLAHSLTLAWQQVFGDEYFDYVWESTGNYMANSLYSDYNGPNEKSWQLRYDLDFAAYGVPGLTASLWHAKGWGIDGTHYDGDRNGHNTGYNVRGLDDAKHNENGLMLAYVIQSGQLKNTVLRTIVYNHRASGGQIDGSYDEFRLVANVPINIF
- a CDS encoding citrate-proton symporter, with the translated sequence MHTEQLTRSDPDHAPETPSPDAGKKSIFAVVLGNAVEFFDFGVYATFAVMIGHTFFPSDSAFVSLMLSVTAFGIGFIVRPLGAVLIGAYADRVGRKPAMLLTLVMMAVGTGSIAILPGYETIGIAAPILLVVTRMIQGLAWGGEAGPATTYILEAAPPHKRGTYACWQVVAQGVAAMVAGLVGFTLTKVMSAEDLNSWGWRVPFVFGLLVLPIGIYIRRNLAETFHGHGEKTSTGDLVREVCGKHRRALVLGLLILSGSTITQYFLNYMTTFALTELKLPTSISMLSTLVAGAAMAVCAVAGGMLCDRFGRRVILMTPRVVLLLILFPALQLMTEHPSPATFLLTLAVLSGLHGMSGAALIVLLVESFPKSVRSTGFSIVYAFGVAAFGGTAQIIITWLIGTTGDPMSPVWYLLIANLVCLTAAWFAKETRPSLPGSPARETRLAEAPVR
- a CDS encoding amidase, which encodes MTDLHTLTAAELLAQFASRQLAPIDYYDQLLAHIDRWEPQINALYAFDPQQVRQQAQASTERWNKGQPSGPLDGVPVTLKELIATEGVPIPLGSAATRLTPALKDAPPAARMRDAGAIILAKTTNPDFGMLSSGLSSFHGITRNPWNTANNTGGSSSGAAAAAAAGYGPLHVGTDIGGSVRLPAAWCGLVGFKPTLGRIPIDPYYTGRTAGPMTRTVDDCVLLMQHLARPDARDATSLPPLTTPWSNQPLSVKGLRVGLMLEPGVGMQPEGFVCEAVEKAARLFEAHGAKVTLVPPIMDRAQLDGLDHFWRARQWGDLSALSGEQFDKVLPYIRDWAAPGAEISGVQAVKGFNQTFEMRRRAAQVFTELDLVLSPTNQVNAFPAEWPSPSNDPQLPFEHIVFTVPWNMGEQPALSINCGFAADGMPIGLQMIAPRFADQWLLQIAKTYESWRGAIHHWPNPS
- a CDS encoding PP2C family protein-serine/threonine phosphatase, translated to MTDSSLSRPGQHRLATALACGLSDVGPVRESNEDNFLLDTGLHLLAVADGMGGHEAGALASTLALTCLREHLAAHATGAPACSSDPDATWSDPAMQAVSVLHDAIDQVNAQVYARNVARQMSEGNGMGTTLTGLWRPQDQGPLLVFHVGDSRLYRYRDGELALLTRDQTWYQQALEAGKVDRLPARNLLLQAIGPAARVEPQIRVHPVLPGDMLMLCSDGLHGCVPHQEITQVLAAATRHSLETACERLLDLSVEYAGRDNVTVLLAFYDH
- a CDS encoding serine/threonine-protein kinase yields the protein MLEQLGKYRIDSVLGKGAMGTVYKAFDPHIARTVALKTIRKELFGDSHHAELVSRFKNEAQAAGRLMHPNIVAVYDYGEDEGSAYIAMEFVEGTPLNTLLAAQKPRDLSHSLGWMRQLLQALEYAHSKGVVHRDIKPANLLITADDQVKVTDFGVARLDSSTLTQTGSMIGTPSYMSPEQFCGELIDGRSDVFSAGIVLYQLLTGERPFSGSATMVMQQILNQTPVAPSSLNLTLDPALDGVIVRALAKRPSERYPSAQAFLDDLQGLIGSTTTGTWINAEIDDDRTVLMRPNTPLASAVLTPTVATEPLETLTPWKRAVMPELESLLSHQIGPLARFLVRKSLNASEDFEAICAALLPHIPSERGREQFASASQSLFQRLNPPTAAPAIISEPTVVTLLREPTQAIEPEIDPAFSEMAERRLAVLIGPIARIVVSRAARATPLRQPFLQRLAEHIENEAQRLAFLHSFEPTP
- a CDS encoding c-type heme family protein, whose product is MKLSLAVKFNVVFLAVFVVGFIATSVATNYMLQQSARRETLETARLLMRSATAASTYTAEQIVPLLENRLKFQFLAQSVPDFAAISHLQELLKSYPDYAYKEATLNPTNPRDLADDWEKSLINNLRSQPGADELVGERSDKNGPSLYIARPIQIKDGACLACHSTPDAAPKTMVDIYGAVNGFGWKLNDTIGAQLVSVPLALPLQRANSMLHSYMLSMLGIFAVLLVALNVAVHLFVTRRLRQMSALADRVSLGETEVPPMDVGGNDELARLGQSFGRMRTSLASAMKMLEE